CGGGATCACGGCGCGCGTCTCCAGGATGGCCATCGATCTGGCGCGCAAGGAGGGAGCCAAGGTCGGCTTCCTGCGCCTGATCACCGTCTGGCCGTTCCCCGAGAAGCGGATCCGGGATCTGGCCCGGAAGACGAAAGCCTTCGTCGTCCCGGAGATCAACTATGGACAGATGGCGCTCGAGGTGGAGCGGTGCGCGGCCGGGGCCGCCGGGACGGTGCACGTGCCGCATGGCGGCGGCGGTGTCCACGATCCCGAAGCCATCTTGAAGGCGATCCTGGGGGTGAAGCGATGAGCACGATCCTGGGCAGGATGGAGCTTCCGCTCGAAGAGCATCCGATCGCTCCCTACATCCGGATGGACAGGATGCCGCACATCTGGTGCCCCACCTGCGGCATCGGCACGGTGGTCAAGTGCTACGCCACGGCGCTCGAGCAGTCGCAGCTCGACTTGGACAAGGTGGCGGTCGTCTCTGGCATAGGCTGCACAGGGAGAGTCGCGGGATACCTGAAGCTCGACGGCTTCCACAGCACGCACGGGCGGGCGATCCCGTTCGCGACGGGATTGAAGCTCGCGCGGCCCGAACTCCTCGTCACGGTCTTCTCAGGCGACGGCGACCTCGTCGGCATCGGCGGCAATCACTTTATCCACGCCGCGCGCCGGAACATGGACCTGATGATCGTGCTGGTCAACAACTTCATCTATGGGATGACGGGCGGGCAGAACGCGGCCACGACTCCGCCGGGGGCCAAGACCTCCACGATGCCCTTCGGAAACTACGAGAGGCCGTTCAATCTGCCCCATCTGGCGGCGAGCTGCGGGGCCACCTATGTCGCGCGCTGGACGAGCCTGCATGTGCGGCGGCTGACGAAGTCCTTCCGAGAAGCGCTGGGCAGGAAGGGGTTCCGGTTCATCGAGGTGATCGCTCCCTGCTCGACCCTCTATGCGCGATTGAACAAGCTCGGCACCGGGTACGATCTGATGCGCTTCTATCACGACAACGCCGAGATCCAGCACGGAGCCGACGTTCGGGATCTGGACATCGCCTTTCAGGACCGGATCATCTGCGGCAAGTTCATCGACGAGGAGCGCCCGACCTTCCAGGAAATGATGATGGCGCACTACAAGAAGGTGCTCGGAGAGAAGTACGTGCCGATGTCGCCCGAGGGAGGCTGGATCCATGAGTAGGACGGAGATTCGGATTACGGGATTCGGCGGCCAGGGGGTTGTC
The genomic region above belongs to Candidatus Eisenbacteria bacterium and contains:
- a CDS encoding 2-oxoacid:acceptor oxidoreductase subunit alpha; amino-acid sequence: GITARVSRMAIDLARKEGAKVGFLRLITVWPFPEKRIRDLARKTKAFVVPEINYGQMALEVERCAAGAAGTVHVPHGGGGVHDPEAILKAILGVKR
- a CDS encoding 2-oxoacid:ferredoxin oxidoreductase subunit beta, whose translation is MELPLEEHPIAPYIRMDRMPHIWCPTCGIGTVVKCYATALEQSQLDLDKVAVVSGIGCTGRVAGYLKLDGFHSTHGRAIPFATGLKLARPELLVTVFSGDGDLVGIGGNHFIHAARRNMDLMIVLVNNFIYGMTGGQNAATTPPGAKTSTMPFGNYERPFNLPHLAASCGATYVARWTSLHVRRLTKSFREALGRKGFRFIEVIAPCSTLYARLNKLGTGYDLMRFYHDNAEIQHGADVRDLDIAFQDRIICGKFIDEERPTFQEMMMAHYKKVLGEKYVPMSPEGGWIHE